The following nucleotide sequence is from Magnetococcus sp. PR-3.
TTGCTGGTGAGTCGGTTACCGTTGACCTTAACCTTTCAACCCATGAACAGTATGAACCGCCCTATCCTCTTGGTCAGCACCATATCAAGCGGGACTATTTTGGGGTTGTACATAGTGGTGATGGTGATGGCTGGGACCCCAACCGACCTTGCATGAGCAGCATCCTCATGTATCAAGGGCGTATCTATTTGGTGGATGCAGGACCCAACATTGAACGATCACTGATCTCTTTAGGGATTGGCCTTAATGAGATTGAAGGCATCTTCCATACCCACTCTCATGATGACCATTTTGCCGGGCTGGCCTCATTAATCCGCGCAGACCGCCGCATTAAATACTTTGCCACCCCATTGGTTCGCCACTCGGTGGTCAAAAAATTGTGTGCGTTACTCTCCATTGATGAATCAAACTTTGCCCACTATTTTGAGATTCATGATCTCGAATTTGACAAGTGGAACGGCATTGATGGGCTCGAGGTTATGCCTCTATTCTCCCCCCACCCAGTTGAAAATAATCTCTTTGTATTCAGAACCCTGTGGGAAGATGGCTACCGGACATTCTCTCATTACGCCGATACCATCTCTTTTGATGTGCTCGATGGTATGGTAACAGAGGATGAAACCTCAGTAGGGGTAAGCCCCGTGTTTGCTGAACGGGTTAAAGCAGACTACTTACGGCATGCGGATCTTAAAAAAATAGATATCGGCGGCGGTATGATCCACGGTAATGCCATCGATTTTGAAGAAGACACCTCTTCTAAAATGCTGCTGTGCCATACCGCACGCACCTTGGATGCTAAAGAGCGTCAAATTGGTAGTGGTGCACCCTTTGGTACCGTCGATACGCTTATTCCAACCTATCAGGACTACACTTTGCGGCTTGCTTGGGAGTTCTTAAGCATTCACCTGCCTAAAGCACCAACCCATGCGATTCGCATGCTGCTAAACAGCCGTATCAAGGTTTTCAATCCTGAGAGCATTATGCTCAAGGTGGGGCAAGTTCCTACAGATCTCTATCTTATTCTAACGGGTACGGTTGAGACCCTAACCCAAGATACAGGGCACCGCAGTCACGTCTATGCAGGCACCCTGATCGGTGAGCGTTCCGGTTTTTCTCAAATTCCGTCCAGTCGAACCTACCGAGCTGCAAGTTTTGTACAGGCTTTACGCATTCCAACAACCCTCTACAGAGAGTTTATCTCCAGCCATAACATGGTGGAAGATATTGAGCGGTTAAGAGATTTCAGGGAGTTTTTGGATAGCACCACCCTGTTTAATGATGGTATTTCACACGCAACACGTAACCACATTGCTCAAGATCTACAGATCAACACCTATCGAGCGGGTCATATTTTTAAACATGATGAGCTCACCTGCCTGTTCTTAATACGTCATGGTCGGGTTAATCGCTATTTTGGTGATGAACTCATCGAGGAACTTGGCAATGGCAGCTTTTTTGGTGAAGAAGTTGCGATATTCCAAGCCAAGAGTGTCTTTAAAATGGTTACCCAATCTGAGGTTGAACTCTATTGTATTCCGGGTGATCGCCTTGAAGATATTCCGATTGTTCGCTGGAAGCTCTATGAGGTGTTTGAAAGGCAGATGCAGAACATTACCCGCGGGGGCAAGGACTCCATGCTGGTTTTTGACCCCAGTGATACATCCTCTATGGGTTTGAAGGATCTGGATGCCCAACACCACCGGCTGCTAGAGCTGGCCGGGCGCTTTATTCATGCCATGCAGGAACAGGATGAAGTGAATGCACGTACGACCTTGGATGCCTTAATCGCCTACACACACTTCCATTTCTATTCTGAAGAAGCCATGTTGGCGAGCATGAACTTCCCTGAACTGGAAACCCACAGGGCGCAACACAAAGAGATGCTTGAAGAGATCCACGCTTTACAAAAAAAGCTAGAAACAACCAACTATCAAGATGGTGAACGGGTCTTTAGTTTCTTTAAAGAGTGGCTTATGGGGCACATTGATTCTGAAG
It contains:
- a CDS encoding bacteriohemerythrin translates to MNRIKKVDVATGITWVEIPEAELYILCGCPADSVKHLMRRGLIVPLEDNGVRFESGPNTILLSDIMLQNGQFSNMAEFPVLQMLYRQGMIIPNHPRNTGAQPLILGSKEQVDAQKRYIYRGNYGLVNEEELCQAGLTEAQAREMMRMKLKFAFGAIKETDAFIESRTISDEAVEVRNGVKIRRRALNVFEITFAGESVTVDLNLSTHEQYEPPYPLGQHHIKRDYFGVVHSGDGDGWDPNRPCMSSILMYQGRIYLVDAGPNIERSLISLGIGLNEIEGIFHTHSHDDHFAGLASLIRADRRIKYFATPLVRHSVVKKLCALLSIDESNFAHYFEIHDLEFDKWNGIDGLEVMPLFSPHPVENNLFVFRTLWEDGYRTFSHYADTISFDVLDGMVTEDETSVGVSPVFAERVKADYLRHADLKKIDIGGGMIHGNAIDFEEDTSSKMLLCHTARTLDAKERQIGSGAPFGTVDTLIPTYQDYTLRLAWEFLSIHLPKAPTHAIRMLLNSRIKVFNPESIMLKVGQVPTDLYLILTGTVETLTQDTGHRSHVYAGTLIGERSGFSQIPSSRTYRAASFVQALRIPTTLYREFISSHNMVEDIERLRDFREFLDSTTLFNDGISHATRNHIAQDLQINTYRAGHIFKHDELTCLFLIRHGRVNRYFGDELIEELGNGSFFGEEVAIFQAKSVFKMVTQSEVELYCIPGDRLEDIPIVRWKLYEVFERQMQNITRGGKDSMLVFDPSDTSSMGLKDLDAQHHRLLELAGRFIHAMQEQDEVNARTTLDALIAYTHFHFYSEEAMLASMNFPELETHRAQHKEMLEEIHALQKKLETTNYQDGERVFSFFKEWLMGHIDSEDQKFSDHVKLPEEPQS